The following are from one region of the Rhodopirellula sp. P2 genome:
- a CDS encoding WecB/TagA/CpsF family glycosyltransferase, with protein MLDYGQHNVLGIGVNAIDYESAVDRILTAAKNHAPMAVTALAVHGVMTGVLDREHHYRLNQFDLVCPDGQPVRWALNRLHQRSFDGPALSDRVYGPELTLRLCAQAAKEDVPIFLFGATEDMLQQFADRLCERFEGLRIVGKRASAFRQITPEERDELAAEIRASGAQMCFVGLGCPRQEIFAYEMKEHLSMPLIAVGAAFAFHAGMLEQAPAWMQANGLEWFFRLTREPGRLWRRYLYLNPAYVSLLTLQKLGIYRRKRDGGQSPRKELMFG; from the coding sequence ATGTTGGACTACGGACAACACAACGTGTTGGGCATTGGCGTCAATGCGATCGACTACGAATCCGCGGTGGATCGCATCCTCACCGCCGCCAAGAACCACGCCCCGATGGCGGTCACCGCCTTGGCCGTTCACGGCGTGATGACCGGTGTGCTGGACCGGGAACATCACTATCGACTCAACCAGTTCGACCTGGTCTGCCCCGACGGGCAACCGGTGCGGTGGGCGCTGAATCGATTGCACCAAAGGTCCTTTGACGGACCGGCCTTGTCCGATCGGGTTTATGGCCCGGAACTGACGCTTCGCCTGTGCGCCCAAGCTGCCAAGGAAGACGTGCCGATCTTTTTGTTTGGTGCCACCGAAGACATGCTTCAGCAGTTCGCTGATCGTCTGTGCGAGCGGTTCGAAGGGCTTCGCATCGTCGGCAAACGCGCCTCCGCGTTTCGACAAATCACCCCGGAAGAACGAGACGAACTGGCTGCAGAAATCCGAGCCAGCGGCGCTCAGATGTGTTTCGTAGGACTGGGTTGCCCCCGCCAAGAAATCTTCGCCTACGAAATGAAAGAACACCTCTCGATGCCTCTGATCGCGGTCGGCGCCGCCTTTGCGTTTCATGCCGGAATGCTGGAACAGGCACCGGCTTGGATGCAAGCCAATGGGCTGGAGTGGTTCTTCCGCCTGACGCGAGAACCAGGCCGATTGTGGCGGCGTTATCTGTATTTGAACCCCGCCTACGTCTCCTTGCTCACACTTCAGAAACTGGGCATTTACCGTCGCAAACGCGACGGCGGCCAGTCGCCTCGCAAAGAATTGATGTTCGGCTGA
- a CDS encoding NADPH-dependent FMN reductase, with protein MSQGMHLVISSSLHPTSRSRILARSVAERLRGQSREVEVFDLSVRTLPPCDGATAYGHEEVIALGELVRSAEAIYIASPVYNYDVNAAIKNAVELTGKAWTGKTVALLLAAGGQGSYMSVMGLANSLMLDFRCVIVPRFVYATGESFEGDSLADDEIGRRVDTLVEETLRLSDALNA; from the coding sequence TTGAGCCAGGGCATGCATCTCGTCATCAGTTCCAGCCTTCACCCCACCAGTCGCAGCCGAATTCTGGCGAGATCGGTTGCGGAGCGACTGCGTGGGCAAAGTCGCGAAGTGGAAGTGTTTGATCTGTCCGTGCGAACATTGCCGCCCTGCGATGGTGCCACGGCGTACGGCCACGAAGAAGTGATCGCGTTGGGCGAATTGGTGCGTTCGGCAGAAGCGATTTACATTGCCTCGCCGGTTTACAATTACGACGTCAATGCGGCGATCAAAAACGCGGTGGAGCTCACCGGGAAAGCCTGGACCGGCAAGACGGTGGCGTTGTTGTTGGCCGCGGGAGGCCAGGGCAGTTACATGTCCGTGATGGGGTTGGCCAACAGCCTGATGCTGGATTTCCGCTGCGTGATTGTGCCGCGGTTTGTCTACGCGACCGGGGAGTCCTTTGAAGGCGATTCGTTGGCCGATGATGAGATCGGTCGACGGGTCGACACGCTGGTGGAAGAAACCCTGCGGCTCAGCGACGCACTCAACGCGTGA
- a CDS encoding phosphatidate cytidylyltransferase, whose translation MPDTTTYILIAVILAALAIATLVAFLLGRNDSIAVDAAVVKRFRAKLRVWWTMVAIFVIGSLIHRIGLVVLFSMVSFWALREFISMTPTRRGDHRTLFWIFFIFTPLQYILIGLGDDFYPFYSIMIPVYASLFIPARAAIAGDAKRFLERCAKIQAGLLVCVYSLSHAPALLDLQLVRTGGEPWTGSNVNLLMFFVLIAQLSLTLERVWSKLAGRHVIAPDINASRTWEGVLGAMMSTGVIAALLRWATPFFWWEALLMGVVVTAMASMGTLTMSAIKRDRGVTDTGTLVQGHAGILDQIDNICFAAPIFYHVTRFFFT comes from the coding sequence TTGCCAGATACAACCACCTACATCCTGATCGCGGTCATTCTCGCGGCATTGGCCATCGCAACGTTGGTCGCGTTCCTGCTCGGACGCAACGATTCGATCGCGGTGGACGCCGCGGTCGTCAAGCGATTTCGTGCCAAATTGCGAGTCTGGTGGACGATGGTGGCGATCTTCGTGATCGGTTCCTTGATCCACCGGATCGGGTTGGTGGTGTTGTTTTCGATGGTGTCGTTTTGGGCGCTGCGGGAGTTCATTTCGATGACTCCGACTCGACGCGGGGACCACCGGACGCTGTTTTGGATCTTCTTCATCTTCACGCCGCTGCAATACATTTTGATCGGTTTGGGCGATGATTTTTATCCGTTTTACAGCATCATGATTCCGGTTTACGCGAGCCTGTTCATTCCGGCTCGCGCTGCCATCGCGGGCGATGCCAAGCGGTTTCTCGAACGCTGTGCCAAGATCCAAGCTGGGCTGCTCGTGTGTGTCTACTCGCTGTCCCACGCCCCGGCGCTTCTGGATCTGCAGTTGGTTCGGACGGGCGGCGAACCTTGGACAGGCAGCAACGTCAACTTGTTGATGTTCTTTGTCTTGATCGCTCAGTTGTCGCTGACGCTGGAACGGGTGTGGAGCAAACTGGCCGGGCGTCACGTGATCGCTCCCGATATCAACGCTTCTAGAACCTGGGAAGGCGTGTTGGGGGCGATGATGTCGACCGGTGTGATCGCCGCGCTGCTTCGGTGGGCCACGCCGTTTTTCTGGTGGGAAGCCTTGCTGATGGGGGTGGTGGTGACCGCGATGGCGAGCATGGGCACGCTGACTATGAGTGCGATCAAACGAGACCGTGGGGTGACCGACACGGGCACTTTGGTGCAGGGCCACGCTGGGATTCTGGACCAGATCGACAACATCTGCTTCGCCGCTCCCATCTTCTATCACGTGACACGATTCTTCTTCACTTGA
- the leuB gene encoding 3-isopropylmalate dehydrogenase: protein MNSSIVLLPGDGIGPEIVEQARLVLAKVAERFGHTFQFSSHQIGGIAIDETGDPLPQATIDACRESAAILLGAVGGPKWDDPSAKTRPEAGLLKIRKELGLFANLRPIKLFDELAEASPLRADIVKGTDILFFRELTGGIYFGESGTSGSGDDETAFQSMTYSAGEVKRIVRMAAQAARGRSNRLTSVDKANVLEPSRLWRRVAAEVMANEFPDVQYDVVLVDSMAMHLINRPSEFDVVVTGNMFGDILTDEASMLPGSLGMLPSASLGDSGPGLYEPIHGSAPDIAGKGIANPLATILAAAMMLRHSLGLTEEAEAIEAAVAAVITDGLRTPDLARGDQSKSVSTEEMGAAVVAKLTA, encoded by the coding sequence ATGAATTCCTCCATCGTTTTGTTGCCCGGAGACGGGATCGGACCTGAAATCGTCGAGCAAGCCCGTTTGGTCCTGGCCAAGGTGGCGGAGCGATTCGGGCACACGTTCCAGTTCAGTTCGCACCAGATTGGCGGGATCGCGATTGACGAGACTGGCGACCCGCTTCCTCAGGCGACCATCGACGCCTGTCGTGAATCGGCCGCGATTTTGTTGGGTGCCGTTGGCGGGCCGAAATGGGACGATCCGTCGGCGAAAACTCGACCCGAAGCCGGGTTGCTGAAAATTCGCAAGGAGTTGGGTTTGTTCGCCAACTTACGACCCATCAAGTTGTTCGATGAGTTGGCCGAGGCTTCGCCGTTGCGAGCGGACATCGTCAAAGGGACCGACATCCTGTTTTTCCGAGAACTGACCGGCGGGATTTACTTCGGTGAATCCGGCACCTCTGGCAGCGGCGATGACGAAACCGCATTCCAGTCGATGACCTATTCAGCTGGCGAAGTCAAACGGATCGTCCGCATGGCGGCTCAAGCCGCCCGCGGACGCTCGAATCGATTGACCAGCGTCGACAAGGCCAACGTTTTGGAGCCGAGTCGATTGTGGCGGCGTGTGGCCGCGGAAGTCATGGCCAATGAATTTCCTGACGTGCAGTACGACGTCGTGCTGGTTGACTCGATGGCGATGCACTTGATCAATCGCCCCTCGGAATTTGACGTGGTTGTCACCGGCAACATGTTCGGCGACATCCTGACGGACGAAGCGTCGATGTTGCCCGGGTCGCTGGGCATGCTGCCCAGTGCGTCACTGGGCGACAGTGGGCCTGGCTTGTATGAGCCCATTCACGGCTCGGCACCGGACATCGCCGGCAAAGGCATCGCCAACCCGTTGGCGACCATTTTGGCAGCTGCGATGATGCTGCGGCATTCATTGGGCCTGACCGAGGAAGCCGAAGCCATCGAAGCTGCGGTTGCGGCCGTGATCACCGATGGCCTGCGAACCCCCGACTTGGCTCGCGGCGATCAATCCAAAAGCGTGTCGACCGAAGAGATGGGCGCAGCTGTGGTTGCGAAATTGACAGCCTAA
- a CDS encoding glycosyltransferase family 4 protein, protein MQSTTNSSFSPVTETAISPVVSPASAGIAKEASFSAASLPSALNMTREVRVLHVVNGEHFSGAERVQSHLGRCLPDFHVTADFACVKPGRFAEMLEEHQTGVAGENWGQCHRVPMRNRLDWTAIKRLARVMAEGEYELLHAHTPRTAMLASAVSKWSGRPWVYHVHSPAGRDCERAWANRINAWIEQRSLSNCSHLITVSNSLREDTLQQGFRADQVTVVHNGVPAIRPARQSKPTIGGRWTIGMIALMRARKGLEVVLNALATLNHRGIEVTLRCIGPFETEAYRQQIDAQITELGIGHLIEWVGFTQDVPAELARLDAMVLPSLYGEGLPMVVLESMAAGTPVIATSVEGTPEAIRHGIEGLLAEPRSADSLAEQIEAMVSGQHDWQSMSDFAVTRHHQCFSDHTMANGVAKVYRRVLEPLAPTSNG, encoded by the coding sequence ATGCAATCGACCACCAACTCCAGCTTCTCGCCCGTCACCGAGACTGCCATTTCGCCGGTTGTTTCGCCCGCCAGTGCTGGGATCGCCAAGGAAGCGTCGTTCTCTGCCGCCAGCCTCCCGTCGGCTTTGAACATGACTCGCGAAGTCCGCGTGCTGCATGTCGTCAACGGCGAGCATTTTTCGGGTGCCGAACGCGTGCAGTCTCACCTCGGACGCTGCTTGCCGGACTTCCATGTCACCGCCGATTTCGCGTGTGTCAAACCCGGCCGCTTCGCCGAGATGCTGGAAGAACACCAAACCGGCGTCGCGGGTGAAAACTGGGGCCAATGCCACCGGGTCCCCATGCGCAACCGCCTGGACTGGACCGCGATCAAACGACTTGCACGCGTCATGGCCGAAGGCGAGTACGAACTCCTGCACGCTCACACACCTCGCACCGCGATGCTCGCCTCGGCAGTTTCGAAGTGGTCGGGCCGGCCTTGGGTGTACCATGTCCACAGCCCCGCCGGACGGGACTGCGAACGAGCTTGGGCAAACCGCATCAACGCCTGGATCGAACAGCGCTCACTCTCCAATTGCTCGCATCTGATCACCGTTTCCAACAGCCTTCGCGAAGACACTCTTCAACAAGGTTTCCGCGCAGACCAAGTCACCGTGGTTCACAACGGTGTGCCCGCCATCCGCCCCGCTCGACAGAGCAAGCCCACGATTGGTGGTCGTTGGACCATCGGAATGATCGCGCTGATGCGAGCCCGCAAAGGGCTGGAAGTGGTCCTGAATGCCTTGGCAACGCTGAATCATCGCGGCATCGAAGTCACGCTGAGATGCATCGGACCGTTTGAAACCGAAGCTTATCGACAACAAATCGACGCTCAGATCACAGAACTCGGGATTGGCCATCTGATCGAATGGGTGGGATTCACCCAAGATGTCCCTGCCGAACTCGCGCGCCTGGATGCGATGGTCTTGCCCAGCCTCTATGGCGAAGGCCTGCCGATGGTCGTTCTTGAATCGATGGCCGCCGGAACCCCGGTCATCGCCACCTCGGTCGAAGGCACCCCAGAAGCCATCCGGCATGGCATCGAAGGCCTGCTCGCCGAACCTCGCAGCGCAGATTCCTTGGCCGAACAAATCGAAGCGATGGTTTCCGGTCAACACGATTGGCAATCCATGTCGGATTTTGCCGTGACGCGTCATCACCAATGTTTCAGCGATCACACGATGGCCAACGGTGTCGCCAAAGTCTATCGTCGCGTTCTGGAGCCTTTGGCCCCCACCAGCAACGGTTGA
- a CDS encoding elongation factor P — protein sequence MLAKEVKSGSVVVHEGNPVMIVGMSVQSPSARGAATLYKFRARNVMTRNKVDITLKGTEVLQEADFSRRDVQMMYTDTEFLHVMDKEDFQQYEIPLEDAEEQMPYITEGLEGIRALIYNDACVGIEVPATVELNIAQCDPGVKGNSATSRTKPATMETGLVVQVPEYIKEGERLKVDSRTGQFLSRA from the coding sequence ATGCTCGCGAAAGAAGTTAAGTCCGGTTCCGTTGTGGTTCACGAAGGCAACCCGGTGATGATCGTTGGAATGTCGGTTCAGTCGCCGTCCGCTCGTGGCGCGGCAACGCTGTACAAGTTTCGGGCTCGCAATGTCATGACCCGCAACAAGGTCGACATCACACTGAAGGGCACCGAAGTCCTTCAAGAGGCGGACTTTTCTCGCCGGGATGTGCAAATGATGTACACCGACACGGAGTTCTTGCACGTGATGGACAAAGAGGATTTTCAGCAGTACGAGATCCCGCTCGAAGATGCTGAGGAGCAGATGCCCTACATCACCGAAGGGCTGGAGGGCATTCGGGCGCTGATCTACAACGACGCGTGCGTTGGGATCGAAGTGCCTGCGACCGTGGAGCTGAACATTGCTCAGTGCGATCCAGGTGTGAAGGGCAACTCAGCCACGTCACGCACCAAGCCCGCCACCATGGAAACGGGATTGGTTGTTCAAGTTCCCGAGTACATCAAGGAAGGCGAACGTCTGAAGGTTGATTCGCGAACCGGCCAGTTTCTTTCGCGAGCGTGA
- a CDS encoding serine/threonine-protein kinase, with translation MTDPNAFPLDPTNRLGISASSPNRRSSSRRERSSNPSSPDSIQATTVGPGPHAPSHTPANHTPDDHTPAKKLLAKESATVTPARYESLVEVGRGGWGIVEKAVDRQLDREVAVKRFSDSDDVTEQERQRFLHEAKITSQLQHPGIVPVHEMGDQHDAFYVMKLLDGVTLSEFIQQHHQSPLVRNRKTQYQFGESLEPLLQRFVDICNAVAYAHQRGIIHRDLKPCNVMISGFGETVVLDWGLAQLVQSPTSSGPSQPSSSPPTRQADVSLPVEPHGTVLGTPAYMSPEQARGETARINSSSDLYSLGVILYTIIAGRNPYHGQPVKQILEQVRRSSCPDLRTAQPLVPKPLLSIVRKAMSSSQHDRYDSAEKLASEVRRFIAGDSVSVHRECMVEKGIRWCRHHQGVAAAVFVATSALLVSAIAVSAVLHQSHRAERLARIEAQRAHREAIVNLGEAIDATDAWLDELSGSLPFYPGMAAIRSNLLDRAIDQYDQIANQNLNGSASPLSADELDDFDLSESSWQTERLTLLQRVKTHLRLADLHRITGHPEQARQQYAVAESLLRNPPDLGNQLRITPVSSTAHHDSLEAQFELERIHSLTGQLLLHDSTSTSISTQRLVAARQWLLQRLGTFATSSERDPLGRLDPTTAKTAATYAQLELAIQIQSDPTLHPGLKDASCFQHAIDVARRLANLQGTVGDLRRSETIQTNHCLQLMDAESHTLAEKGWSQLIGDLQQWIESAPDRIDLLQSCAHALHQRGNCRARLGKQTEAAVDLKASLQLLDQAWRLTDMDPDQTQRLHQSQQDFSRLQEATTTTNPIGTIHHTVAVDTDSDETE, from the coding sequence ATGACCGATCCCAACGCATTCCCTCTCGACCCAACCAACCGCTTGGGAATCTCGGCGTCCTCCCCGAATCGTCGCTCAAGTTCTCGACGGGAACGATCGAGCAATCCTTCCTCACCAGATTCAATCCAAGCCACCACCGTCGGCCCCGGCCCCCACGCGCCCTCTCACACGCCCGCGAACCACACGCCCGACGACCACACGCCAGCGAAGAAATTGTTGGCCAAGGAATCAGCCACGGTCACCCCAGCACGCTACGAAAGCTTGGTCGAGGTGGGACGTGGAGGCTGGGGGATCGTCGAGAAAGCCGTCGACCGTCAACTCGATCGCGAAGTCGCGGTCAAACGCTTCAGTGACTCCGACGACGTGACGGAGCAAGAACGACAACGGTTCTTGCATGAAGCCAAAATCACCAGCCAACTTCAGCACCCAGGGATTGTCCCCGTCCACGAAATGGGGGACCAGCATGACGCGTTCTACGTCATGAAGTTGCTCGATGGCGTCACCCTCAGTGAGTTCATCCAACAACATCACCAAAGCCCTCTCGTCCGCAATCGAAAGACCCAGTACCAATTTGGCGAATCACTCGAACCGTTGCTGCAACGGTTCGTTGATATCTGCAACGCCGTCGCCTACGCCCATCAACGTGGAATCATCCATCGTGATCTGAAACCGTGCAACGTGATGATCAGTGGTTTCGGCGAAACAGTGGTGCTCGATTGGGGATTGGCCCAACTCGTCCAATCACCGACCAGCTCGGGCCCCTCCCAACCCAGTTCATCCCCGCCCACTCGTCAGGCTGATGTTTCGCTGCCCGTGGAACCCCACGGAACCGTGCTGGGCACCCCAGCCTACATGTCGCCGGAACAGGCCCGTGGAGAGACCGCCCGGATCAATTCCTCTTCGGATCTGTATTCGCTGGGCGTGATTCTCTACACCATCATCGCTGGCCGAAATCCGTACCACGGCCAACCGGTCAAGCAAATCCTGGAACAAGTCCGTCGATCATCATGCCCTGACTTGCGAACGGCTCAGCCGTTGGTTCCCAAACCACTGCTCTCGATCGTTCGCAAAGCGATGTCGTCGTCGCAACACGACCGCTACGACAGTGCCGAGAAATTGGCAAGTGAGGTGCGTCGTTTCATCGCCGGTGATTCCGTTTCAGTCCACCGCGAATGCATGGTCGAAAAAGGCATCCGATGGTGCCGGCATCATCAAGGCGTCGCGGCAGCCGTTTTCGTCGCAACCAGTGCCCTGCTGGTCTCCGCGATCGCCGTCAGCGCTGTGCTCCACCAATCACATCGCGCAGAACGCTTGGCCCGCATTGAAGCCCAACGCGCTCACCGCGAAGCGATCGTCAACCTTGGCGAAGCAATCGATGCGACCGATGCATGGCTGGACGAACTCAGCGGGTCCCTTCCATTTTATCCCGGCATGGCGGCGATTCGTTCGAACCTCCTCGATCGAGCGATTGATCAATACGATCAAATCGCAAATCAAAACCTCAACGGCTCCGCCTCGCCCCTCTCCGCCGACGAACTGGACGATTTCGACCTGTCGGAATCCAGCTGGCAAACAGAACGCCTGACGTTGCTGCAACGCGTCAAAACTCACCTGCGATTGGCCGACCTCCATCGAATCACGGGCCACCCCGAGCAAGCCCGGCAGCAGTATGCGGTCGCGGAATCCCTGCTGAGAAATCCCCCCGACCTTGGCAACCAACTGCGAATCACCCCGGTCTCCTCCACCGCTCATCACGACTCACTCGAAGCCCAATTCGAACTGGAGCGGATCCACTCGTTGACCGGGCAGTTGCTCCTTCACGATTCAACCTCGACTTCCATTTCAACCCAGCGTCTCGTGGCCGCCCGTCAATGGCTGCTCCAACGCTTGGGCACGTTCGCGACCTCATCCGAACGTGACCCTTTGGGTCGCCTGGATCCGACCACGGCGAAAACGGCGGCGACCTACGCACAACTCGAACTCGCCATTCAAATTCAGTCAGATCCAACCCTCCATCCCGGCCTGAAGGATGCCTCCTGCTTCCAACACGCCATCGACGTCGCTCGCCGACTCGCCAACCTTCAGGGAACAGTCGGAGACCTCCGACGATCGGAAACCATCCAAACAAACCACTGCCTCCAACTGATGGATGCTGAGTCACACACGCTCGCTGAAAAGGGATGGTCGCAGTTGATTGGTGACCTTCAGCAATGGATTGAATCGGCCCCAGATCGCATCGATCTCCTGCAATCCTGCGCCCACGCGTTGCACCAGCGAGGCAACTGCCGGGCTCGTTTGGGCAAGCAAACCGAAGCAGCTGTCGATCTGAAAGCGTCCCTTCAACTGCTCGACCAGGCTTGGCGGCTGACGGACATGGATCCCGATCAAACCCAGCGTTTGCATCAATCGCAACAGGACTTCAGCCGTCTTCAAGAAGCAACCACAACGACCAACCCGATCGGCACGATCCACCACACCGTCGCAGTTGACACGGATTCCGACGAGACAGAATGA
- a CDS encoding GGDEF domain-containing protein — protein MTTVAPPASQTIPTGLDESEATLRQQPTVPTCESNNECCLVQIYPPDVIEGMLLLEQDEFQIGRSPDSDLPLFDNSVSRQHAKLIRGQDGYLIRDLGSTNGTLVNETVIQADRSLESGDTVRIGSFLFRFLSADSIETQYHETVYNALTRDALTGAMNKRFLTEAMDRELSRSTRAQLQMAVIMLDIDHFKSVNDTHGHLVGDDVLRTFGQRIQAFCRADDMLARYGGEEFCLLLAATGREDAMEIAERCRATIADTPFATSIGPLPITASFGVAVSDPDQAQSVKDLIGSADQQLYEAKRSGRNQVRG, from the coding sequence ATGACAACCGTTGCCCCCCCAGCCAGCCAGACGATCCCAACCGGCCTCGATGAGTCTGAAGCCACGCTGCGACAACAGCCAACCGTTCCGACATGCGAATCGAACAACGAGTGCTGCTTGGTGCAAATCTATCCGCCGGACGTCATCGAAGGCATGCTGCTTTTGGAACAAGACGAGTTCCAAATCGGTCGATCCCCCGACTCTGACTTGCCGCTCTTTGACAACAGTGTTTCTCGCCAGCACGCCAAGCTGATTCGCGGGCAAGACGGCTACCTCATCCGTGACCTAGGCAGCACCAACGGAACGCTGGTCAACGAAACCGTGATCCAGGCCGATCGCAGCTTGGAAAGTGGCGACACGGTCCGCATCGGCAGCTTTCTCTTCCGGTTTCTGTCTGCCGACAGCATCGAGACGCAGTATCACGAAACGGTCTACAACGCATTGACCCGCGACGCGCTCACCGGCGCCATGAACAAACGGTTCTTGACAGAAGCCATGGATCGAGAACTGTCACGTTCGACACGTGCCCAGCTACAGATGGCCGTCATCATGCTGGACATCGACCACTTCAAATCCGTCAATGACACGCACGGGCACTTGGTGGGGGACGATGTCTTGCGAACCTTTGGACAACGCATCCAAGCATTCTGCCGAGCCGACGACATGCTCGCTCGTTATGGCGGCGAAGAGTTCTGCTTGCTGCTCGCCGCGACAGGTCGCGAAGACGCGATGGAAATTGCCGAACGCTGCCGAGCAACGATCGCTGACACACCCTTCGCAACCTCGATTGGCCCACTCCCGATCACCGCCAGCTTCGGCGTTGCCGTTTCGGATCCCGACCAAGCTCAATCGGTCAAAGATTTGATCGGGTCAGCCGACCAACAACTCTACGAAGCAAAGCGTTCAGGTCGCAATCAAGTTCGCGGTTGA